The following are from one region of the Odontesthes bonariensis isolate fOdoBon6 chromosome 12, fOdoBon6.hap1, whole genome shotgun sequence genome:
- the coa5 gene encoding cytochrome c oxidase assembly factor 5 encodes MPKYYEDKEEDGRACAGIREDFRACLLQHDCVVKEGKMPSECLKEGHCKALQTSFFECKRSMLDTRSRFRGRKGY; translated from the exons ATGCCGAAATATTATGAGGATAAAGAGGAGGATGGCAGAGCTTGCGCCGGCATCAGAGAGGACTTCAGGGCATGTCTCCTTCAGCATGACTGCGTCGTGAAG GAGGGGAAGATGCCCAGTGAGTGTCTGAAGGAAGGCCACTGCAAAGCCCTGCAGACATCGTTCTTCGAGTGCAAGAGGTCGATG CTGGACACGAGGTCAAGATTCAGAGGACGGAAAGGATACTGA
- the LOC142396518 gene encoding inosine-uridine preferring nucleoside hydrolase, translated as MSRKLLVDVDCGVDDAQAVMLALAAPDVKLLGITCVHGNTAVENVCKNTLRVLQACNKLEIPVFKGADKPILGNSIDAGHFHGQDGLGDAPDPDAPGLDLLQKEHAVAAIIRIVNENPGEVCLVATAPLTNLALAVRMDPSLPSKLRGVYVMGGNTESRGNTTVCAEFNFAADPEAAYIVLNDYQCPTYLACWEFTCHSMLSWEFCDAWLAQDSHKARFMARIFRHSMEASQSERFQKEFVAGSGFISCDSYAMAAAVDDSFITEIDRYAVSVELTGTHTRGMMVVDTVGFLNKTHKAFIMKKVDMEKFKQMMMAALK; from the exons CGTAGACTGCGGCGTGGACGACGCTCAGGCCGTCATGCTGGCGCTGGCCGCCCCCGACGTGAAGCTCCTGGGTATCACCTGCGTGCACGGGAACACCGCGGTGGAGAATGTGTGCAAGAACACGCTACGAGTTCTACAAGCCTGCAATAAACTGGAG ATTCCGGTGTTTAAAGGTGCCGACAAGCCTATCCTGGGGAACAGCATCGACGCGGGACACTTCCACGGGCAGGACGGCCTGGGAGACGCTCCTGACCCCGACGCTCCCGGCCTGGACCTGCTTCAGAAGGAGCACGCTGTGGCGGCCATAATCAGGATCGTTAACGAGAACCCGGGAGAG GTGTGTCTGGTTGCCACGGCACCCCTCACCAACTTGGCTCTGGCTGTGAGGATGGATCCGTCTCTGCCGAGCAAACTCAGAGGGGTCTACGTCATGGGGGGCAACACTGAGT CTCGAGGAAACACCACAGTGTGTGCCGAGTTCAACTTTGCCGCCGATCCAGAGGCAGCGTACATTGTGCTGAACGACTACCAGTGTCCCACCTACTTGGCCTGCTGGGAGTTCACCTGCCACAGCATGCTGTCTTGG GAGTTCTGCGACGCCTGGTTGGCGCAGGACAGCCATAAAGCTCGCTTCATGGCACGGATCTTCCGCCACAGCATGGAGGCATCGCAGAGCGAACGCTTCCAGAAGGAGTTTGTCGCAGGCTCAGGCTTCATTTCCTGTGACTCGTACGCCATGGCGGCCGCCGTCGACGACTCATTCATCACAGAGATTGACCGTTACGCGGTTAGCGTAGAGCTGACGGGCACGCACACCAGAGGAATGATGGTAGTGGACACTGTGGGGTTTCTAAATAAGACCCACAAGGCTTTCATCATGAAGAAGGTAGATATGGAGAAGTTCAAGCAGATGATGATGGCTGCTTTGAAGTAA